The following proteins are co-located in the Streptomyces sp. NBC_00435 genome:
- a CDS encoding SigE family RNA polymerase sigma factor, protein MRTGTIPSRLRSRTPGGYPVIVPVPPAATTPGAPALPAVAGARTPAREGRVPGPRDSAEGTSDTATAATAATAAVPEVVAGTTVDHLTETYQAHYRSLLGLAALLLDDTASCEDVVQEAFIRVHSARNRVRDRDKTLAYLRQTVVNLSRSALRRRILGLKLLSKPMPDMASAEEGAYDLLERDDLIKSMRGLQRRQREVLVLRYFADMTEVQVAETLGISLGSVKAYGSRGIAALRVSMEAAQS, encoded by the coding sequence GTGCGCACCGGGACAATCCCGTCGCGCCTGCGCTCCCGCACGCCCGGCGGCTACCCGGTGATCGTTCCCGTGCCGCCGGCCGCCACGACGCCGGGAGCTCCCGCGCTCCCCGCCGTCGCGGGCGCCCGTACGCCCGCCCGCGAGGGCCGCGTCCCGGGGCCCCGGGACAGCGCGGAGGGGACCAGCGACACCGCGACGGCCGCGACGGCCGCGACGGCCGCGGTGCCCGAAGTCGTCGCGGGGACCACCGTCGACCACCTCACCGAGACCTACCAGGCGCACTACCGCTCGCTCCTCGGGCTCGCCGCACTCCTCCTCGACGACACCGCCTCCTGCGAGGACGTGGTCCAGGAGGCCTTCATCCGGGTCCACTCGGCCCGCAACAGGGTCCGCGACCGGGACAAGACCCTGGCCTATCTGCGCCAGACCGTCGTCAATCTCTCGCGCTCCGCCCTGCGCCGCCGCATCCTCGGCCTGAAGCTCCTGTCGAAGCCGATGCCGGACATGGCGAGCGCCGAGGAAGGCGCGTACGACCTGCTCGAACGGGACGATCTCATCAAGTCGATGCGCGGACTCCAGCGTCGCCAGCGCGAGGTACTGGTGCTGCGCTACTTCGCGGACATGACGGAAGTCCAGGTCGCCGAGACCCTCGGCATATCACTCGGTTCGGTCAAGGCGTACGGATCGCGGGGCATAGCAGCACTGCGGGTGTCGATGGAGGCTGCGCAGTCATGA
- a CDS encoding SURF1 family protein yields the protein MHRFLLTPRWWGINVFVALGVPFCLFMGTWQLGRFEDRVDSHKEATGARPADRAAAPLDSLLPVDKNTSGRLASVSGEYADQMLVPERRLDGKSGFYVLTLLRTDSGRAVPVVRGWLPGTADAGRAPAAPAGRVEVTGALQASENSSSKGVYSSGGLPAGQLGVIGAASLVNIVPYGVYDAWLTVQTPADGLTPVPAQAPVNTGLDLKAFQNLGYTGEWFVFAAFVLFMWVRLYRREVETLRDAEAGLLTGEPAAAAPAGAGPA from the coding sequence GTGCACCGGTTTCTCCTGACCCCGCGCTGGTGGGGGATCAACGTCTTCGTCGCGCTCGGCGTTCCCTTCTGCCTGTTCATGGGGACCTGGCAGCTCGGCCGGTTCGAGGACCGCGTCGACAGCCACAAGGAGGCCACGGGCGCGCGCCCCGCCGACCGGGCGGCCGCGCCGCTGGACTCGCTCCTCCCGGTGGACAAGAACACCTCCGGACGGCTCGCCTCCGTCTCCGGGGAGTACGCCGACCAGATGCTCGTCCCCGAGCGGCGGCTCGACGGGAAATCCGGCTTCTACGTTCTGACCCTGCTGCGCACCGACAGCGGCAGGGCCGTCCCCGTGGTCCGGGGCTGGCTGCCGGGCACCGCCGACGCGGGCCGGGCTCCGGCCGCCCCGGCGGGGCGGGTCGAGGTCACGGGGGCCCTGCAGGCCTCGGAGAACTCCAGCAGCAAGGGCGTCTACTCCTCGGGCGGACTCCCGGCCGGGCAGCTCGGCGTCATCGGGGCCGCCTCGCTCGTCAACATCGTGCCGTACGGCGTGTACGACGCCTGGCTGACCGTGCAGACCCCCGCCGACGGCCTGACGCCGGTCCCGGCGCAGGCTCCGGTCAACACCGGGCTCGACCTCAAGGCCTTCCAGAACCTCGGCTACACCGGCGAGTGGTTCGTCTTCGCCGCGTTCGTGCTCTTCATGTGGGTCCGGCTCTACCGGCGCGAGGTGGAGACCCTGCGCGACGCGGAGGCCGGGCTGCTCACCGGGGAACCAGCGGCCGCCGCGCCGGCCGGAGCCGGGCCGGCCTGA
- a CDS encoding DUF5063 domain-containing protein yields MSDATLHALGQDPDDFAVQISDQIESFIVAVTEVAKGEDPDSAVPFLLLEVSQLLLAGGRLGAYQDVLPDERYEPDLGPEPDVDDLRERFAVMLEPVDVYSEVFDPYEPRKPPVAHRISDDLADVVADLRHGLIHYQSDRVTEALWWWQFSYFTNWGPTASATLRALQSLVAHVRLDQPLAALDGLDTDEDLAEDELAEQAGQVMAEELGGLGRR; encoded by the coding sequence ATGTCTGACGCAACGCTGCACGCCCTGGGACAGGATCCGGACGACTTCGCCGTCCAGATCTCCGACCAGATCGAGTCCTTCATCGTCGCGGTCACCGAGGTGGCCAAGGGCGAGGACCCGGACAGCGCCGTGCCCTTCCTCCTCCTGGAGGTGTCCCAGCTGCTGCTGGCGGGCGGCCGGCTGGGCGCGTACCAGGACGTCCTGCCCGACGAGCGCTACGAGCCCGACCTGGGCCCTGAGCCGGACGTGGACGACCTGCGCGAGCGCTTCGCGGTGATGCTGGAGCCGGTCGACGTCTACTCGGAGGTCTTCGACCCCTACGAGCCGCGCAAGCCCCCGGTCGCGCACCGGATCTCCGACGACCTGGCCGACGTGGTCGCGGACCTGCGGCACGGGCTCATCCACTACCAGTCCGACCGGGTCACCGAAGCCCTGTGGTGGTGGCAGTTCTCCTACTTCACCAACTGGGGTCCGACGGCGTCGGCCACGCTGCGCGCCCTGCAGTCGCTGGTCGCCCACGTACGCCTGGACCAGCCGCTGGCGGCCCTGGACGGGCTGGACACGGACGAGGACCTGGCGGAGGACGAGCTCGCGGAGCAGGCCGGGCAGGTCATGGCGGAGGAGCTGGGCGGTCTCGGCCGGAGGTGA
- the recR gene encoding recombination mediator RecR gives MYEGVVQDLIDELGRLPGVGPKSAQRIAFHILQAEPTDVRRLAHTLLEVKDKVRFCAVCGNVAQEERCNICRDPRRDLTVICVVEESKDVVAIERTREFRGRYHVLGGAISPIEGVGPDDLRIRELLARLADGAVTELILATDPNLEGEATATYLARMIKPMGLKVTRLASGLPVGGDLEYADEVTLGRAFEGRRLLDV, from the coding sequence TTGTACGAAGGCGTGGTCCAGGACCTGATCGACGAACTGGGCAGGCTGCCCGGCGTCGGGCCCAAGAGCGCGCAGCGGATCGCCTTCCACATCCTGCAGGCCGAGCCCACCGACGTCCGCCGCCTCGCGCACACGCTGCTCGAGGTCAAGGACAAGGTCCGGTTCTGCGCGGTGTGCGGGAACGTGGCGCAGGAGGAGCGGTGCAACATCTGCCGCGACCCGCGCCGCGATCTCACGGTCATCTGTGTGGTCGAGGAGTCGAAGGACGTCGTCGCGATCGAGCGGACCCGTGAGTTCCGGGGCCGGTACCACGTCCTCGGCGGCGCGATCAGCCCGATCGAGGGCGTCGGACCGGACGATCTGCGCATCCGGGAGCTGCTGGCGCGGCTCGCCGACGGCGCGGTCACCGAGCTGATCCTCGCGACCGACCCGAACCTGGAGGGCGAGGCGACCGCCACCTACCTCGCCCGCATGATCAAGCCCATGGGCCTGAAGGTCACCCGCCTGGCCAGCGGGCTCCCCGTCGGGGGAGATCTGGAGTACGCGGACGAGGTCACGCTGGGGCGGGCCTTTGAAGGAAGGCGACTTCTCGATGTCTGA
- a CDS encoding S9 family peptidase, whose protein sequence is MTDATAETDATVPDWEKRFRAPRVGLPEWAEDAPDRSLFVSNATGTYELYAWDRATGTQRQATDRPNGTTDGTLSPDGEWIWWFSDTDGDEFGTWVRQPFAGGPDEPATPGLEASYPAGLAIGRDGTTVVGRSTDEDGTTIHVVRPDGTAPAVVYRHRESAGVGDLSRDGTLLAVEHTEHGDAMHSALRVITLDGTAVAELDDSKGGTEDLGLMVLGFAPVPGDTRLLVGHQRRGRWEPMVWDVAAGTEEGLAVDLPGDVGAEWYPDGSALLIEHSFEARSELLRYDLAARTLVRLDTPPGTVSGATARPDGSVEYQWSSAAEPSVVRSTAGGVVLDPPGFRPPGSVPVEDVWVEGPGGRIHALAQRPAGHGDGPFPTVFEIHGGPTWHDSDAFAATPAAWLDHGFAVVRVNYRGSTGYGREWTDALKHRVGLIELEDIDAVRHWAVDSGLADPARLVLSGGSWGGYLTLLGLGTQPDAWAVGLAAVPVADYVTAYHDEMEALKSLDRTLFGGTPEEVPERFEVSSPLTYVDAVKAPVHIAAGLNDPRCPIRQIENYVDRLAERGAEHEVYRYDAGHGSLVVEERIKQVRMELDFALKHLPR, encoded by the coding sequence ATGACTGACGCCACCGCTGAGACCGACGCCACCGTGCCCGACTGGGAGAAGCGCTTCCGGGCGCCTCGCGTGGGACTGCCCGAATGGGCCGAGGACGCGCCCGACCGCTCGCTCTTCGTCTCCAACGCGACCGGGACCTACGAGCTCTACGCCTGGGACCGCGCCACCGGCACACAGCGGCAGGCCACCGACCGCCCCAACGGCACCACCGACGGCACACTCTCCCCCGACGGCGAGTGGATCTGGTGGTTCTCCGACACGGACGGCGACGAGTTCGGCACCTGGGTCCGCCAGCCCTTCGCCGGCGGCCCCGACGAGCCGGCCACACCCGGGCTGGAGGCCTCGTACCCCGCCGGACTGGCCATCGGCCGCGACGGTACGACCGTCGTGGGGCGCTCCACCGACGAGGACGGGACCACCATCCACGTCGTACGGCCCGACGGGACGGCGCCCGCCGTCGTCTACCGGCACCGCGAGTCGGCCGGCGTCGGCGACCTGTCCCGCGACGGGACCCTGCTCGCCGTCGAGCACACCGAGCACGGCGACGCGATGCACTCGGCCCTGCGTGTCATCACGCTGGACGGCACGGCCGTCGCCGAGCTGGACGACTCCAAGGGCGGCACCGAGGACCTGGGCCTCATGGTGCTCGGCTTCGCACCCGTCCCGGGAGACACCCGGCTGCTGGTCGGCCACCAGCGGCGCGGCCGGTGGGAGCCGATGGTCTGGGACGTGGCCGCGGGCACCGAGGAGGGCCTGGCCGTCGACCTGCCGGGCGACGTGGGCGCCGAGTGGTACCCCGACGGGTCCGCGCTGCTGATCGAGCACAGCTTCGAGGCGCGCAGCGAGCTGCTGCGGTACGACCTGGCCGCGCGGACCCTCGTACGGCTGGACACTCCTCCGGGGACGGTGTCGGGCGCGACGGCGCGGCCCGACGGCTCGGTGGAGTACCAGTGGTCCTCCGCGGCCGAGCCCTCGGTGGTGCGGTCGACCGCGGGCGGGGTCGTGCTCGACCCTCCCGGCTTCCGGCCGCCCGGCTCCGTACCGGTCGAGGACGTGTGGGTGGAAGGTCCCGGCGGGCGGATCCACGCCCTCGCGCAGCGGCCCGCGGGCCACGGCGACGGCCCCTTCCCGACGGTCTTCGAGATCCACGGCGGGCCCACCTGGCACGACAGCGACGCCTTCGCCGCGACCCCGGCGGCCTGGCTCGACCACGGCTTCGCGGTCGTGCGGGTCAACTACCGCGGCTCCACCGGCTACGGCCGCGAGTGGACCGACGCCCTCAAGCACCGGGTCGGCCTGATCGAGCTGGAGGACATCGACGCCGTACGGCACTGGGCGGTGGACTCCGGCCTCGCCGACCCGGCACGCCTCGTGCTGTCCGGTGGCTCCTGGGGCGGCTACCTGACCCTGCTGGGCCTCGGCACGCAGCCGGACGCCTGGGCGGTGGGGTTGGCGGCCGTACCGGTCGCCGACTACGTGACGGCGTACCACGACGAGATGGAGGCGCTGAAGTCCCTGGACCGCACCCTCTTCGGCGGTACGCCCGAGGAGGTTCCCGAGCGCTTCGAGGTCTCCTCGCCGCTCACGTACGTGGACGCGGTGAAGGCGCCCGTCCACATCGCCGCGGGCCTCAACGACCCGCGCTGCCCGATCCGGCAGATCGAGAACTACGTGGACCGGCTGGCGGAGCGCGGCGCGGAGCACGAGGTGTACCGGTACGACGCCGGGCACGGCTCGCTCGTCGTGGAGGAGCGGATCAAGCAGGTCCGGATGGAGCTCGACTTCGCGCTGAAGCACCTGCCGCGATAG
- a CDS encoding SLATT domain-containing protein, protein MSQPEMQPEGPPRDPAEDGDLTGLPFPLGDWGEPAERLDELYRRVEADALRTAEWYLSDRAWKRRGARILRVGAAVGAVTGAAMPLLELTGSVSGATSYGYLALLLGAACLAGDRFFGLTSGWMRDVATAQAVQRRLQTLQFDWATENVREILGPTEGTASEAAERCLTVLRRFSEDVTELVRSETAEWMVEFSSGPAPLVMQSLGAGGARSDAYVPPTRFPLPPGTRPNMPRQRPPEQPR, encoded by the coding sequence GTGAGTCAGCCGGAGATGCAGCCCGAGGGGCCACCCCGGGATCCCGCTGAGGACGGCGACCTCACCGGCCTGCCGTTCCCTCTCGGGGACTGGGGCGAGCCCGCCGAGCGGCTCGACGAGCTCTACCGGCGGGTCGAGGCAGACGCGCTGCGCACCGCCGAGTGGTACCTGTCCGACCGGGCGTGGAAGCGCCGGGGCGCCCGGATCCTGCGGGTCGGGGCCGCCGTGGGCGCGGTCACGGGCGCCGCGATGCCCCTGCTGGAACTGACCGGCTCGGTGTCCGGGGCGACCTCGTACGGCTACCTCGCGCTGCTCCTGGGAGCGGCCTGCCTGGCCGGCGACCGGTTCTTCGGCCTGACCTCGGGCTGGATGCGGGACGTGGCGACGGCACAGGCCGTGCAGCGGCGGCTGCAGACCCTGCAGTTCGACTGGGCCACCGAGAACGTCCGGGAGATCCTGGGCCCGACGGAGGGCACCGCGAGCGAGGCCGCTGAGCGATGTCTTACCGTGCTGCGGCGCTTCTCGGAGGACGTGACGGAGCTCGTGCGCTCCGAGACCGCGGAGTGGATGGTCGAGTTCAGCTCGGGCCCCGCACCGCTGGTCATGCAGTCCCTGGGCGCGGGCGGGGCGCGCTCGGACGCGTACGTCCCGCCGACCCGCTTCCCCCTCCCGCCGGGCACCCGCCCGAACATGCCGCGCCAGAGACCCCCGGAACAGCCGCGCTGA
- a CDS encoding aspartate kinase, which produces MGLVVQKYGGSSVADAEGIKRVAKRIVDAKKNGHQVVVVVSAMGDTTDELIDLAEQVSPMPAGREFDMLLTAGERISMALLAMAIKNLGHEAQSFTGSQAGVITDSVHNKARIIDVTPGRIRTALDEGNIAIVAGFQGVSADSKDITTLGRGGSDTTAVALAAALDAEVCEIYTDVDGVFTADPRVVKKAQKIDWISSEDMLELAASGSKVLLHRCVEYARRYNIPIHVRSSFSGLPGTWVSNENPQGDEPVEHAIISGVAHDVSEAKITVVGVPDKPGEAAAIFRAIADAEINIDMIVQNVSAASTGLTDISFTLPKAEGHKAIDALEKAKGTIGFESLRYDDQIGKISLVGAGMKTNPGVTASFFQALSDAGVNIELISTSEIRISVVTRQDDVNEAVRAVHTAFGLDSDSDEAVVYGGTGR; this is translated from the coding sequence GTGGGCCTTGTCGTGCAGAAGTACGGAGGCTCCTCCGTAGCCGATGCCGAGGGCATCAAGCGTGTCGCCAAGCGAATCGTGGACGCCAAGAAGAACGGCCACCAAGTGGTCGTCGTGGTTTCCGCGATGGGCGACACGACGGACGAGCTGATCGATCTCGCGGAGCAGGTGTCCCCGATGCCTGCCGGCCGCGAATTCGACATGCTGCTGACCGCCGGGGAGCGGATCTCCATGGCCCTGCTGGCCATGGCGATCAAAAACCTGGGCCACGAGGCCCAGTCGTTCACCGGTAGCCAGGCAGGCGTCATCACCGACTCGGTCCACAACAAAGCGCGCATCATCGATGTCACGCCGGGCCGTATCCGCACCGCGCTGGACGAGGGCAACATCGCCATCGTCGCCGGCTTCCAGGGCGTGTCCGCGGACAGCAAGGACATCACCACCCTCGGCCGCGGCGGCTCGGACACGACCGCCGTCGCGCTCGCCGCGGCGCTGGACGCCGAGGTCTGCGAGATCTACACCGACGTCGACGGCGTCTTCACCGCGGACCCCCGCGTCGTGAAGAAGGCGCAGAAGATCGACTGGATCTCCTCCGAGGACATGCTGGAGCTCGCGGCCTCCGGTTCCAAGGTGCTGCTGCACCGCTGCGTCGAGTACGCGCGCCGCTACAACATTCCGATCCACGTCCGCTCGTCCTTCTCGGGACTGCCGGGCACCTGGGTCAGCAACGAGAATCCGCAAGGAGACGAGCCGGTGGAGCACGCCATCATCTCCGGAGTCGCCCACGACGTCTCCGAAGCCAAGATCACGGTCGTCGGCGTCCCGGACAAGCCGGGCGAGGCCGCGGCGATCTTCCGCGCCATCGCGGACGCCGAGATCAACATCGACATGATCGTGCAGAACGTGTCCGCCGCCTCCACTGGCCTGACGGACATCTCCTTCACCCTCCCCAAGGCCGAGGGCCACAAGGCCATCGACGCCCTGGAGAAGGCGAAGGGCACCATCGGCTTCGAGTCCCTGCGCTACGACGACCAGATCGGCAAGATCTCCCTGGTCGGCGCGGGCATGAAGACCAACCCGGGCGTCACGGCCTCGTTCTTCCAGGCGCTGTCCGACGCGGGCGTCAACATCGAGCTGATCTCCACCTCGGAGATCCGCATCTCGGTCGTGACCCGCCAGGACGACGTCAACGAGGCCGTCCGCGCCGTGCACACGGCCTTCGGCCTCGACTCCGACAGCGACGAAGCCGTCGTCTACGGAGGCACCGGACGATGA
- a CDS encoding YbaB/EbfC family nucleoid-associated protein has product MIPGGGQPNMQQLLQQAQKMQQDLAVAQEELARTEVEGQAGGGLVKATVTGSGELRALVIDPKAVDPEDTETLADLVVAAVQAANENAQALQQQKLGPLAQGLGGGSGIPGLPF; this is encoded by the coding sequence GTGATTCCCGGTGGTGGTCAGCCCAACATGCAGCAGCTGCTCCAGCAGGCCCAGAAGATGCAGCAGGACCTCGCCGTGGCGCAGGAGGAGCTGGCGCGGACCGAGGTCGAGGGCCAGGCCGGCGGCGGTCTGGTCAAGGCGACCGTCACCGGTTCCGGTGAACTGCGCGCGCTGGTGATCGACCCGAAGGCCGTGGACCCCGAGGACACGGAGACGCTCGCCGACCTGGTCGTCGCGGCGGTCCAGGCGGCCAACGAGAATGCGCAGGCGCTTCAGCAGCAGAAGCTGGGTCCGCTGGCGCAGGGCCTGGGCGGCGGCAGCGGCATCCCCGGCCTCCCGTTCTAG
- a CDS encoding aspartate-semialdehyde dehydrogenase: MTATRSTPPPALAVVGATGAVGSVVLQILSQRADVWGPVRLIASSRSAGRRLTVRGEETEVLALTEDAFDGLGEGDIALFLTPAEVSARWAPVVTARGAVVVDQSAAFREDPGVPIVVPEVNAHTARIRPRGIVAGPDCVTAAMIAALGALHAEYALAELAVSSYQAASGSGRAGSESLRRQLALVAGTSLGELPGDVRRAVGEDTGPFAAPLALNVVPWSGELREDGWSSHELAVRAQTRRILDLAELPVSVTCVQVPVLIGHSLTVRARFEREVEAAHAREILDSAPGVVLVDDPAAGEFPTPSDAAGTDPAWVGRVRASLDDPCSLEFFVCADNLRQGAALNATRTAELIAAEFSLFTL, encoded by the coding sequence ATGACCGCCACCCGGTCGACCCCGCCGCCGGCACTCGCGGTGGTCGGGGCGACCGGAGCGGTCGGCTCCGTGGTGCTCCAGATCCTGTCCCAGCGGGCGGACGTCTGGGGCCCCGTACGCCTGATCGCCTCGTCGCGCTCGGCCGGCCGAAGGCTGACCGTGCGCGGTGAGGAGACCGAGGTGCTCGCCCTCACCGAAGACGCCTTCGACGGCCTCGGCGAGGGGGACATCGCGCTCTTCCTGACCCCGGCCGAGGTCTCGGCCCGGTGGGCTCCCGTCGTCACCGCGCGCGGTGCCGTCGTGGTGGACCAGTCCGCGGCGTTCCGGGAGGACCCCGGGGTACCGATCGTGGTGCCCGAGGTGAACGCGCACACCGCCCGGATCCGGCCGCGCGGAATCGTCGCCGGCCCGGACTGCGTGACCGCCGCGATGATCGCGGCGCTCGGCGCGCTGCACGCCGAGTACGCGCTGGCCGAGCTCGCCGTCTCCTCGTACCAGGCCGCGAGCGGGTCGGGGCGGGCCGGCTCGGAATCGCTGCGCCGCCAGCTGGCTCTGGTCGCCGGCACATCCCTGGGGGAGCTCCCCGGGGACGTACGCCGTGCCGTGGGCGAGGACACCGGCCCCTTCGCGGCTCCGCTCGCGCTCAATGTCGTGCCGTGGTCCGGTGAGCTGCGCGAGGACGGCTGGTCCTCGCACGAGCTGGCCGTACGGGCGCAGACCCGCCGCATCCTGGACCTCGCGGAGCTGCCGGTCTCGGTGACCTGCGTACAGGTACCCGTACTGATCGGGCACTCCCTGACCGTACGGGCCCGGTTCGAGCGCGAGGTCGAGGCCGCGCACGCCCGGGAGATCCTGGATTCCGCGCCCGGGGTGGTCCTCGTGGACGACCCGGCCGCGGGCGAGTTCCCGACCCCTTCGGACGCCGCGGGAACGGATCCGGCCTGGGTGGGGCGGGTGCGGGCTTCGCTGGACGACCCGTGTTCCCTGGAGTTCTTCGTCTGCGCGGACAACCTCCGGCAGGGCGCCGCGCTGAACGCCACACGAACCGCGGAGCTCATCGCGGCTGAATTTAGCCTTTTCACTTTGTAG